A single window of Pyxicephalus adspersus chromosome 10, UCB_Pads_2.0, whole genome shotgun sequence DNA harbors:
- the LOC140339534 gene encoding uncharacterized protein isoform X1: MAPSADNDAHTSQWSLTPVLSPEEEQELKEYTSGNINPPLCLYFAAPIIDKKQISRLTQILSLQYPLPDCMKHLKRVRAQQTRLEMLLRPASLEEKMTFSKDSGADCTENAGICRSENIRKDDDTSQVPSLTDIFKDGAIDLSGLGDPFVVSVPMRSARNRKEQQVWAGIWPSTYHEKPKTVNLEEASHGGVSDEEKLRIGAHMRRAIEAAQLNQARGGKGIGAVVVDQESGKVLAVGTDRSGEKRELLLHACMVVIDMVARQQGGGAYECLAGLENEQQPKMHSVTKDDEKQIGDEKENRKRTKESSEHCTGELPYLCTGYEVYVTHEPCIMCSMALLHSRVSCVYYGCCSPGGALGTFYRLHCHPGLNHKFLVFRGVMENECKALDVGQEATAQQEKRRLLNTQRGKCRVRLGSHLDEWYALKNHLGFAQHAQFAKFLLDSYISTSSTGTSVPKSITLLSVSISSLKRLAFLCHQHGRDCPTPPIILSPSHSSEPQETPGLLWGCKEHQFNWNPQEGIKGKEANLAIGKNKLNTQESLPDGTDAPEENSESVCTWEMQARESQKEVEGQCGLGICSQGRDAEFNSVVSVSGSVITIDKSEENNIEQVEQSDGEKRLEVVVESTANERCKATISNGAEQKSTVNGQEETESVGAFVCQQEQTKISTPTMEECEKRHSERLRSVIEDTVVSEVTENCSTKLSRMELQETPSGPSRRCQRVGVHHKESHHKTTAEPKAALPVLCRRSPRGTKGSHRKADKNEQVSYSRARCTATCKVPPKRQELTVGGAPETETNEEICPIEESIAEEVVGSNVSAEDSDSLATTEDHQEVEASSDKLLWKADDESPSVKASGKEPPPAESDDQQSSQCKTPKVTRLRPDVDEELDQICKKRIRKATPPELLMCEYENCGKIFSKRQYLNYHQKYQHMNQRTFRCSMPDCGKTFNFNKHLKEHEKRHSDRRDFICEFCARAFRSSSNLIIHRRIHTGEKPLQCEFCGFTCRQKASFNWHMKKHDAPSFYQYPCDICGQRFEKRDNLAAHKSRKHPEPRDGAPQPSFEGDTSSAEYSSQTELAYKEDCQQTLTELTAVSQDSIKGTVFPEYLELTESVTETQVTTQPAGSTELPMVIVL; this comes from the exons ATGGCCCCATCTGCAGATAATGATGCCCATACTTCTCAATGGTCGCTTACTCCAGTCCTTTCACCAGAAGAAGAACAAGAACTTAAGGAGTATACATCAGGAAACATTAATCCACCATTGTGCCTGTATTTTGCTGCTCCAATTatagacaaaaaacaaatttcccGGTTGACCCAGATCCTTTCATTGCAATATCCTCTTCCAGACTGCATGAAACACCTAAAGAGGGTTCGGGCTCAACAAACTCGTCTTGAGATGCTTCTTCGTCCTGCCTCACTTGAGGAGAAAATGACTTTTTCAAAGGATAGTGGTGCTGACTGTACTGAGAACGCAGGTATTTGTAGGTCAGAGAATATTAGGAAAGATGATGACACAAGTCAGGTGCCTTCACTCACAGATATTTTCAAAGATGGCGCCATTGACTTAAGTGGTTTGGGAGATCCATTTGTGGTTTCAGTCCCAATGCGCTCTGCTAGAAATCGTAAAGAGCAGCAAGTGTGGGCAGGCATTTGGCCTAGTACGTACCATGAAAAACCTAAGACGGTGAACCTGGAGGAAGCCAGTCACGGAGGAGTGTCTGATGAGGAGAAACTAAGAATTGGAGCTCACATGCGCAGAGCAATTGAAGCTGCACAGTTGAACCAGGCTAGAGGAGGAAAAGGAATTGGTGCTGTTGTGGTTGACCAAGAAAGTGGGAAAGTTTTGGCAGTAGGGACTGATCGATCTGGAGAAAAAAGAGAGCTGCTGCTTCATGCTTGCATGGTAGTAATAGACATGGTGGCTCGCCAACAAGGTGGAGGTGCGTACGAATGCCTTGCAGGACTGGAAAATGAGCAACAGCCCAAAATGCACAGTGTAACTAAAGATGATGAAAAGCAAATAGGGGATGAGAAGGAGAACCGGAAGCGCACAAAAGAAAGCAGTGAACACTGTACTGGAGAGCTGCCATACTTATGTACTGGGTATGAAGTGTATGTGACTCATGAGCCTTGCATCATGTGTTCCATGGCACTTCTCCATTCTCGTGTTTCCTGTGTGTACTATGGATGCTGTTCTCCTGGAGGTGCGCTGGGAACTTTCTACAGACTTCACTGCCACCCTGGCCTTAACCACAAGTTCCTCGTATTCCGAGGGGTAATGGAAAATGAGTGCAAAGCCTTAGATGTTGGACAAGAG GCAACTGCTCAGCAGGAGAAGAGGCGTCTTTTGAATACACAGCGTGGGAAGTGCCGCGTGAGGTTAGGCTCCCACCTCGATGAGTGGTATGCACTAAAGAATCATTTGGGATTTGCACAGCATGCACAGTTTGCTAAATTCCTGCTGGATAG CTATATATCGACTAGCAGCACAGGAACTTCTG TTCCAAAATCAATCACACTCCTTTCTGTATCTATCTCATCGCTAAAACGCCTGGCTTTCCTGTGTCATCAACATGGCAGAGACTGTCCAACACCCCCTATCATCTTGTCACCATCACATTCTAGTGAGCCCCAGGAGACGCCGGGTTTACTATGGGGTTGCAAAGAGCACCAATTTAATTGGAATCCGCAAGAGGGCATCAAAGGGAAGGAAGCAAACTTAGCTATTGGCAAAAACAAACTGAACACTCAAGAAAGCTTGCCTGATGGGACAGATGCTCCAGAGGAGAATTCTGAATCAGTTTGTACATGGGAGATGCAAGCAAGAGAGTCACAAAAGGAAGTAGAAGGGCAGTGTGGGCTTGGGATCTGTTCTCAAGGAAGAGACGCAGAGTTTAACAGTGTAGTGAGTGTATCTGGCAGTGTCATAACCATTGACAAAAGTGAGGAGAATAATATTGAACAGGTAGAACAATCTGATGGTGAAAAAAGACTTGAGGTTGTGGTGGAAAGCACTGCCAACGAGAGATGCAAGGCGACGATTTCAAATGGGGCGGAACAAAAGTCTACTGTCAATGGGCAGGAGGAGACTGAAAGTGTAGGTGCATTTGTGTGCCAACAAGAGCAAACCAAAATATCAACGCCTACCATGGAGGAATGTGAAAAAAGGCATTCTGAAAGGCTAAGATCAGTCATTGAGGACACTGTGGTTTCTGAAGTAACAGAGAACTGTTCCACAAAATTATCAAGAATGGAACTTCAAGAAACTCCTTCAG GTCCAAGCAGAAGATGTCAGCGAGTTGGCGTCCATCACAAAGAATCCCACCACAAAACCACAGCTGAGCCAAAGGCAGCTTTACCTGTTTTGTGTAGACGATCCCCTCGTGGTACCAAGGGATCCCACAGGAAAGCAGACAAAAATGAGCAGGTATCCTATTCCAGAGCACGGTGTACAGCAACCTGCAAGGTTCCTCCTAAGAGACAAG aACTCACAGTTGGTGGAGCTCCTGAGACAGAAACAAACGAAGAGATATGTCCCATAGAAGAGTCTATTGCAGAGGAAGTTGTTGGATCAAATGTATCAGCAGAGGACTCGGACAG TTTGGCTACTACTGAGGATCACCAGGAGGTGGAAGCATCATCAGATAAATTATTGTGGAAGGCAGATGATGAGAGTCCATCAGTGAAGGCATCAGGAAAGGAGCCACCTCCAGCTGAGAGTGACGATCAGCAGAGCAGTCAGTGTAAAACTCCCAAGGTGACGCG gctcagacctgatgTGGATGAAGAACTGGATCAGATTTGTAAAAAGAGGATCAG GAAGGCCACGCCGCCAGAACTGCTGATGTGTGAATATGAGAACTGCGGGAAAATCTTTTCAAAGCGGCAATATCTGAAT TATCACCAGAAGTATCAACACATGAACCAGCGCACCTTCCGCTGCTCAATGCCTGACTGTGGGAAGACCTTCAATTTCAATAAGCACCTTAAAGAACACGAAAAGAGACATAGTG ATCGGAGGGATTTCATCTGTGAATTCTGCGCCCGAGCCTTCCGCAGCAGCAGTAATCTCATCATTCACCGGCGTATTCATACTGGGGAGAAACCACTTCA gtgtgaGTTCTGTGGGTTCACCTGCAGACAGAAGGCCTCCTTTAACTGGCACATGAAGAAGCACGATGCCCCCTCTTTCTACCAGTACCCGTGTGACATCTGCGGGCAGCGCTTTGAGAAGCGAGACAATCTTGCCGCTCACAAGAGCCGTAAGCATCCAGAGCCACGTGATGGGGCTCCACAGCCCTCCTTTGAAGGTGACACTTCTTCTGCCGAGTATTCCAGCCAGACTGAACTGGCCTATAAGGAGGATTGTCAGCAGACTTTGACAGAGCTGACAGCTGTTTCTCAGGATAGCATAAAAGGGACAGTTTTCCCTGAATATCTAGAACTAACAGAAAGCGTAACGGAAACCCAAGTGACAACTCAGCCTGCAGGCAGCACTGAGTTACCAATGGTGATTGTCTTATAG
- the LOC140339534 gene encoding zinc finger protein 692-like isoform X2, translated as MAAVTPKERHCSEATPRLLRQLVSLQRVKRRGPQAADPTLKRAMQATAQQEKRRLLNTQRGKCRVRLGSHLDEWYALKNHLGFAQHAQFAKFLLDSYISTSSTGTSVPKSITLLSVSISSLKRLAFLCHQHGRDCPTPPIILSPSHSSEPQETPGLLWGCKEHQFNWNPQEGIKGKEANLAIGKNKLNTQESLPDGTDAPEENSESVCTWEMQARESQKEVEGQCGLGICSQGRDAEFNSVVSVSGSVITIDKSEENNIEQVEQSDGEKRLEVVVESTANERCKATISNGAEQKSTVNGQEETESVGAFVCQQEQTKISTPTMEECEKRHSERLRSVIEDTVVSEVTENCSTKLSRMELQETPSGPSRRCQRVGVHHKESHHKTTAEPKAALPVLCRRSPRGTKGSHRKADKNEQVSYSRARCTATCKVPPKRQELTVGGAPETETNEEICPIEESIAEEVVGSNVSAEDSDSLATTEDHQEVEASSDKLLWKADDESPSVKASGKEPPPAESDDQQSSQCKTPKVTRLRPDVDEELDQICKKRIRKATPPELLMCEYENCGKIFSKRQYLNYHQKYQHMNQRTFRCSMPDCGKTFNFNKHLKEHEKRHSDRRDFICEFCARAFRSSSNLIIHRRIHTGEKPLQCEFCGFTCRQKASFNWHMKKHDAPSFYQYPCDICGQRFEKRDNLAAHKSRKHPEPRDGAPQPSFEGDTSSAEYSSQTELAYKEDCQQTLTELTAVSQDSIKGTVFPEYLELTESVTETQVTTQPAGSTELPMVIVL; from the exons ATGGCCGCCGTGACGCCGAAGGAAAGGCATTGCTCGGAGGCCACGCCCCGGCTATTACGTCAATTAGTCAGTCTGCAGAGAGTAAAGCGCCGAGGCCCTCAAGCTGCGGACCCCACTCTTAAAAGGGCGATGCAG GCAACTGCTCAGCAGGAGAAGAGGCGTCTTTTGAATACACAGCGTGGGAAGTGCCGCGTGAGGTTAGGCTCCCACCTCGATGAGTGGTATGCACTAAAGAATCATTTGGGATTTGCACAGCATGCACAGTTTGCTAAATTCCTGCTGGATAG CTATATATCGACTAGCAGCACAGGAACTTCTG TTCCAAAATCAATCACACTCCTTTCTGTATCTATCTCATCGCTAAAACGCCTGGCTTTCCTGTGTCATCAACATGGCAGAGACTGTCCAACACCCCCTATCATCTTGTCACCATCACATTCTAGTGAGCCCCAGGAGACGCCGGGTTTACTATGGGGTTGCAAAGAGCACCAATTTAATTGGAATCCGCAAGAGGGCATCAAAGGGAAGGAAGCAAACTTAGCTATTGGCAAAAACAAACTGAACACTCAAGAAAGCTTGCCTGATGGGACAGATGCTCCAGAGGAGAATTCTGAATCAGTTTGTACATGGGAGATGCAAGCAAGAGAGTCACAAAAGGAAGTAGAAGGGCAGTGTGGGCTTGGGATCTGTTCTCAAGGAAGAGACGCAGAGTTTAACAGTGTAGTGAGTGTATCTGGCAGTGTCATAACCATTGACAAAAGTGAGGAGAATAATATTGAACAGGTAGAACAATCTGATGGTGAAAAAAGACTTGAGGTTGTGGTGGAAAGCACTGCCAACGAGAGATGCAAGGCGACGATTTCAAATGGGGCGGAACAAAAGTCTACTGTCAATGGGCAGGAGGAGACTGAAAGTGTAGGTGCATTTGTGTGCCAACAAGAGCAAACCAAAATATCAACGCCTACCATGGAGGAATGTGAAAAAAGGCATTCTGAAAGGCTAAGATCAGTCATTGAGGACACTGTGGTTTCTGAAGTAACAGAGAACTGTTCCACAAAATTATCAAGAATGGAACTTCAAGAAACTCCTTCAG GTCCAAGCAGAAGATGTCAGCGAGTTGGCGTCCATCACAAAGAATCCCACCACAAAACCACAGCTGAGCCAAAGGCAGCTTTACCTGTTTTGTGTAGACGATCCCCTCGTGGTACCAAGGGATCCCACAGGAAAGCAGACAAAAATGAGCAGGTATCCTATTCCAGAGCACGGTGTACAGCAACCTGCAAGGTTCCTCCTAAGAGACAAG aACTCACAGTTGGTGGAGCTCCTGAGACAGAAACAAACGAAGAGATATGTCCCATAGAAGAGTCTATTGCAGAGGAAGTTGTTGGATCAAATGTATCAGCAGAGGACTCGGACAG TTTGGCTACTACTGAGGATCACCAGGAGGTGGAAGCATCATCAGATAAATTATTGTGGAAGGCAGATGATGAGAGTCCATCAGTGAAGGCATCAGGAAAGGAGCCACCTCCAGCTGAGAGTGACGATCAGCAGAGCAGTCAGTGTAAAACTCCCAAGGTGACGCG gctcagacctgatgTGGATGAAGAACTGGATCAGATTTGTAAAAAGAGGATCAG GAAGGCCACGCCGCCAGAACTGCTGATGTGTGAATATGAGAACTGCGGGAAAATCTTTTCAAAGCGGCAATATCTGAAT TATCACCAGAAGTATCAACACATGAACCAGCGCACCTTCCGCTGCTCAATGCCTGACTGTGGGAAGACCTTCAATTTCAATAAGCACCTTAAAGAACACGAAAAGAGACATAGTG ATCGGAGGGATTTCATCTGTGAATTCTGCGCCCGAGCCTTCCGCAGCAGCAGTAATCTCATCATTCACCGGCGTATTCATACTGGGGAGAAACCACTTCA gtgtgaGTTCTGTGGGTTCACCTGCAGACAGAAGGCCTCCTTTAACTGGCACATGAAGAAGCACGATGCCCCCTCTTTCTACCAGTACCCGTGTGACATCTGCGGGCAGCGCTTTGAGAAGCGAGACAATCTTGCCGCTCACAAGAGCCGTAAGCATCCAGAGCCACGTGATGGGGCTCCACAGCCCTCCTTTGAAGGTGACACTTCTTCTGCCGAGTATTCCAGCCAGACTGAACTGGCCTATAAGGAGGATTGTCAGCAGACTTTGACAGAGCTGACAGCTGTTTCTCAGGATAGCATAAAAGGGACAGTTTTCCCTGAATATCTAGAACTAACAGAAAGCGTAACGGAAACCCAAGTGACAACTCAGCCTGCAGGCAGCACTGAGTTACCAATGGTGATTGTCTTATAG